One part of the Sphingopyxis sp. PAMC25046 genome encodes these proteins:
- a CDS encoding entericidin EcnAB — protein MRKIIIASMAAAAFSLAACSEKTQDAAGETADSMADDAAAAGDAMAEGAADAADATADAAAEAGNAVEGTVNAAGDAADKAGDKIAEETKKAEANDKQ, from the coding sequence ATGCGCAAGATCATCATCGCCTCGATGGCCGCCGCGGCCTTCAGCCTCGCCGCCTGCTCGGAAAAGACGCAGGACGCCGCCGGTGAAACCGCCGATTCCATGGCTGACGATGCCGCCGCCGCCGGCGACGCAATGGCCGAAGGCGCCGCCGACGCTGCTGATGCGACCGCGGATGCCGCCGCCGAAGCCGGCAATGCCGTCGAAGGCACGGTGAACGCCGCCGGCGACGCCGCCGACAAGGCCGGCGACAAGATCGCCGAGGAAACCAAGAAGGCCGAAGCCAACGACAAGCAATAA
- a CDS encoding DJ-1/PfpI family protein, translated as MTNTAATTIVFLLFPGITQLDFTAPAQALCRMPGAVLSGAAARLDPIATDSGFAILPTHDFASAPQADILCIPGGHGVTEALNDAATIDFVGRQAADARWVTSVCTGAFLLGRAGLLQGKRATTHWGYTHLLPLVGASHQNARVVEDGNVVTSGGVTSGLDFALTLIARLKGDAVAQAIQLAIEYDPAPPFAGGHPDRAPEAVTAGLKARVYDTAAARMEAALRA; from the coding sequence ATGACCAACACCGCTGCAACGACCATCGTCTTCCTGCTTTTTCCGGGCATCACCCAGCTCGACTTCACCGCGCCCGCGCAGGCGTTGTGCCGGATGCCCGGCGCGGTGCTGTCCGGCGCGGCGGCGCGCCTCGATCCGATCGCAACCGACAGCGGTTTCGCGATTCTGCCGACCCATGATTTTGCGAGCGCGCCGCAGGCCGACATCCTCTGCATTCCCGGCGGGCACGGCGTGACCGAGGCACTGAACGATGCGGCGACGATCGACTTCGTCGGGCGGCAGGCTGCCGACGCCCGGTGGGTGACGAGCGTGTGCACCGGCGCCTTCCTGCTCGGCCGCGCCGGGTTACTGCAAGGCAAGCGCGCGACGACGCACTGGGGTTATACGCATCTGCTCCCGCTCGTCGGGGCAAGCCATCAAAACGCTCGCGTCGTCGAGGATGGGAATGTCGTGACCAGCGGCGGCGTGACCTCGGGGCTCGATTTCGCGCTGACGCTGATCGCGCGGCTGAAAGGCGATGCCGTGGCGCAAGCGATCCAGCTCGCGATCGAATATGACCCCGCCCCGCCGTTCGCCGGCGGCCATCCCGACCGCGCGCCCGAGGCGGTAACCGCGGGGTTGAAGGCGCGCGTATATGATACGGCCGCGGCGCGGATGGAGGCGGCGCTGCGCGCCTAG
- a CDS encoding glutaminyl-peptide cyclotransferase, with protein sequence MMLVFALAMLAEPVAATPAPPPVERCGYRIIKTFPHDTSSFTQGLFWHNGHLYEATGQYGRSRVARLDLDTGKAIAETKLPSNQFGEGITRWGDQIIGVTWQGGLGNRWSIKDLKPVGTFEYEGEGWGVTMVGDSLVLSDGTPELRFFDPATMKEQKRVTVRFAGRPIPMLNELETIDGQVWANVWMTDFIVRIDPATGNVASLLDLTTLKTDAGASGTDSVLNGIAWDYEGKRLFVTGKNWPKLYEIALADCR encoded by the coding sequence ATGATGCTTGTATTCGCCCTTGCCATGCTCGCTGAGCCGGTCGCAGCGACGCCCGCCCCGCCGCCGGTCGAACGCTGCGGCTATCGCATCATCAAGACCTTCCCGCACGACACGTCGTCCTTCACCCAAGGCCTCTTCTGGCACAACGGGCATCTCTATGAAGCGACTGGCCAATATGGCCGGTCGCGCGTCGCCCGCCTCGATCTCGACACCGGAAAAGCGATCGCCGAAACGAAACTGCCATCGAACCAGTTCGGCGAAGGGATCACGCGCTGGGGCGACCAGATCATCGGCGTCACATGGCAGGGCGGTCTCGGTAATCGCTGGTCGATCAAGGATCTGAAGCCCGTCGGCACCTTCGAATATGAAGGCGAGGGCTGGGGCGTGACGATGGTCGGTGACAGTCTGGTGCTGAGCGACGGCACGCCCGAGCTGCGCTTTTTCGACCCGGCGACGATGAAAGAGCAGAAGCGTGTGACGGTGCGCTTCGCCGGCCGGCCGATCCCGATGCTCAACGAGCTCGAGACGATCGACGGACAGGTCTGGGCGAATGTCTGGATGACCGACTTCATCGTCCGCATCGACCCCGCGACCGGCAATGTCGCATCGCTGCTCGATCTCACGACACTCAAGACCGATGCGGGCGCGAGCGGCACCGACAGCGTGCTCAACGGAATTGCGTGGGACTACGAAGGGAAGCGCCTGTTCGTGACGGGCAAGAACTGGCCCAAGCTATATGAGATCGCGCTCGCCGACTGTCGCTAG
- the groL gene encoding chaperonin GroEL (60 kDa chaperone family; promotes refolding of misfolded polypeptides especially under stressful conditions; forms two stacked rings of heptamers to form a barrel-shaped 14mer; ends can be capped by GroES; misfolded proteins enter the barrel where they are refolded when GroES binds), with product MAAKDVKFSRDARERILKGVDTLADAVKVTLGPKGRNVVIDKSFGAPRITKDGVTVAKEIELKDKFENMGAQMLREVASKANDKAGDGTTTATVLAQAIVREGMKSVAAGMNPMDLKRGIDLAVTKVVETLKAQSKPVSGTSEIAQVGIISANGDTEVGEKIAEAMEKVGKEGVITVEEAKGLDFELDVVEGMQFDRGYLSPYFITNPEKMLVELSDPYILIFEKKLSNLQSMLPILEAVVQSGRPLLIIAEDIEGEALATLVVNRLRGGLKVAAVKAPGFGDRRKAMLQDIAILTAGEMISEDLGIKLESVTLNMLGQAKRVTIDKDNTTIVDGAGEADAIKGRVEQIRAQIETTTSDYDREKLQERLAKLAGGVAVIKVGGASEVEVKERKDRVDDALHATRAAVEEGIVPGGGTALLYATKALDGLTGANEDQTRGVDIIRRALQAPVRQIAENAGFDGGVVAGKLFDQNDSNFGFNASTDVYENLVAAGVIDPTKVVRTALQDSASVAGLLITTEAAVSELPEDKPAMPMGGGGMGGMGGMDF from the coding sequence ATGGCTGCTAAAGACGTCAAATTCTCGCGCGACGCGCGCGAACGCATTCTGAAGGGTGTCGACACCCTTGCCGACGCGGTGAAGGTGACCCTTGGTCCCAAGGGCCGCAACGTCGTGATCGACAAGAGCTTCGGCGCTCCCCGCATCACCAAGGACGGCGTCACCGTCGCCAAGGAAATCGAACTCAAGGACAAGTTCGAGAATATGGGCGCCCAGATGCTGCGCGAAGTCGCATCGAAGGCGAACGACAAGGCCGGCGACGGCACCACCACCGCGACCGTGCTCGCCCAGGCGATCGTGCGCGAAGGCATGAAGTCGGTTGCCGCCGGCATGAACCCGATGGATCTGAAGCGCGGCATCGACCTCGCGGTGACCAAGGTCGTCGAGACGCTGAAGGCGCAGTCGAAGCCCGTTTCGGGCACCTCGGAAATCGCGCAGGTCGGCATTATCTCGGCCAACGGCGACACCGAAGTCGGTGAGAAGATCGCCGAAGCGATGGAAAAGGTCGGCAAGGAAGGCGTGATCACCGTCGAGGAAGCCAAGGGCCTCGATTTCGAACTCGATGTCGTCGAAGGCATGCAGTTCGACCGTGGTTACCTGAGCCCCTATTTCATCACCAACCCGGAAAAGATGCTCGTCGAGCTGTCGGATCCGTACATCCTCATCTTCGAGAAGAAGCTGTCGAACCTCCAGTCGATGCTGCCGATCCTCGAAGCGGTTGTGCAGTCGGGCCGTCCGCTCCTCATCATCGCCGAGGACATCGAAGGCGAAGCGCTCGCGACCCTCGTCGTCAACCGTCTGCGCGGCGGCCTGAAGGTCGCGGCCGTCAAGGCGCCGGGCTTCGGCGATCGCCGCAAGGCGATGCTGCAGGACATCGCGATCCTGACCGCCGGCGAAATGATCAGCGAAGACCTGGGCATCAAGCTCGAGTCGGTCACGCTGAACATGCTGGGCCAGGCCAAGCGCGTCACCATCGACAAGGACAACACCACCATCGTCGACGGTGCGGGTGAAGCCGATGCGATCAAGGGCCGAGTCGAGCAGATCCGCGCGCAGATCGAGACCACGACGTCGGACTACGACCGTGAAAAGCTGCAGGAACGCCTGGCGAAGCTCGCCGGCGGTGTGGCCGTGATCAAGGTCGGCGGCGCGTCGGAAGTCGAAGTGAAGGAACGCAAGGACCGCGTCGACGACGCGCTGCACGCGACCCGTGCGGCGGTCGAGGAAGGCATCGTCCCCGGCGGCGGTACTGCGCTTCTCTATGCGACCAAGGCGCTCGACGGCCTGACCGGCGCGAACGAAGACCAGACCCGCGGCGTCGACATCATCCGTCGCGCGCTGCAGGCTCCGGTCCGCCAGATCGCCGAGAACGCCGGCTTCGACGGCGGCGTCGTGGCGGGCAAGCTGTTCGACCAGAACGACAGCAACTTCGGTTTCAACGCGTCGACCGACGTCTATGAAAACCTGGTGGCCGCCGGCGTGATCGACCCGACCAAGGTCGTGCGCACCGCGCTGCAGGATTCGGCCTCGGTCGCCGGCCTGCTCATCACCACCGAAGCGGCGGTGAGCGAACTGCCCGAAGACAAGCCCGCCATGCCGATGGGCGGCGGCGGCATGGGCGGCATGGGCGGTATGGACTTCTAA
- the groES gene encoding co-chaperone GroES, with amino-acid sequence MQFRPLHDRVLVRRIEAEEKTAGGIIIPDTAKEKPQEGEVVSVGSGTRADDGKVTPLDVKAGDRILFGKWSGTEVKVDGEELLIMKESDILGVIA; translated from the coding sequence ATGCAATTTCGTCCGCTGCACGACCGCGTGCTCGTTCGCCGTATCGAAGCCGAAGAAAAGACGGCTGGCGGCATCATCATCCCCGACACCGCCAAGGAAAAGCCGCAGGAAGGCGAAGTCGTCTCGGTCGGTTCGGGCACCCGCGCCGACGACGGCAAGGTCACCCCGCTCGACGTCAAGGCCGGCGACCGCATCCTGTTCGGCAAGTGGTCGGGCACCGAAGTCAAGGTCGACGGCGAAGAGCTGCTGATCATGAAGGAATCGGACATCCTCGGCGTCATCGCCTGA